One genomic window of Solea solea chromosome 12, fSolSol10.1, whole genome shotgun sequence includes the following:
- the snx22 gene encoding sorting nexin-22, which yields MVLEEDLPMIEVTIPSMEREVDESGKTKKLFRVEVFFNERKHYVLRRSSEFQTLHRKLRKIIPTPDLPSKRNPHLRTKPEEQRRQELEDYIQDIIYNQNEDVPQVLLDFLHVRHFHTGNRMSSMESLDDLDSQDYSFSLPHQRVLGFFQDPYLSDYISDLPDVVVDGVLQGFYPRDVRVTFTAPALPEPDPTAPEITVTLQ from the exons ATGGTGTTGGAGGAAGATTTACCTATGATTGAAGTAACGATACCATCGATGGAGAGGGAAGTGGACGAATCGGGAAAGACGAAAAAG CTCTTCCGAGTCGAAGTCTTCTTTAATGAGCGAAAACATTATGTGCTCAGGAGAAGCAGCGAATTCCAGACGCTGCATAGAAAA CTCAGGAAGATCATTCCCACTCCTGATTTACCGAGTAAAAGGAATCCTCATCTGAGGACTAAaccagaggagcagaggaggcagGAGCTGGAAGATTACATCCAG GATATCATCTATAATCAAAATGAAGACGTGCCACAGGTGCTGCTGGACTTCCTCCATGTCAGACACTTTCACACAGGGAACAGGATGAGCAGCATGGA ATCACTTGACGATCTGGACAGTCAGGATTACAG tTTTTCGTTACCACATCAGCGAGTCTTGGGTTTCTTTCAGGATCCCTATCTCTCTGACTACATCTCAG ATCTTCCAGATGTCGTTGTCGACGGAGTACTGCAGGGTTTTTATCCTCGGGACGTCCGTGTCACCTTCACTGCCCCCGCTCTCCCTGAGCCTGACCCCACTGCTCCTGAGATTACTGTTACATTGcagtaa